CCAGCTCGCGTTGTAGCGACGAAAAGGCTTGGAAACGTCGCACCGCCAGGTCGAGCACGGGCTTGATACGCTGCTGCGAAAGACCGTCGACGACATAAGCGGAAACTCCCGCGTCGATCGCAGCAAATGTGGACTCCGTATCGCTTTGATCGACGAACATCGCAATCGGCCGCGAAAGCGCGCGCGACATGGCGAAGAAATCTTCGAGCAGGTCGCGACTTGGATTTTCAAGGTTGATCAGGACGACCTCGGGGGTCGCCGCCTCGATCTGCGCGACCAGAGGACCGGCGGGATCGATCAGCACGAGATCATCGAGGCCAGCCTCGCGCAGGCCGTCGGAGATGATGGCGGCGCGCGTCTTGCTTGTGTCGATGATCGCGATCCTCATGATCGCGCCTTTACGCTGCAGCGCACAAATCTGCTAGCTGGTTTCTTATTTGTGTATGTTTCAGGCTGGCGGATGACGGCTTCTTGAAATTATCGTCCGAAAGCTGACAGTCTCCAACCGGTCAGCATCTGTTTTGAACAAGCTAATCCGCGCATCAATCAAGCGCGCCTTTGGTTTGGACCCTTTCAGGCGCCTCACCTAGAAATCGCATCAACCTGGTCGCGTTTGGCGGCCGTTGGCGGTAATCGCAAAGGAGAGGCTTGATGGATCCGGTGGCAATGGGGCGGAAGTTGGGCGAGGGTTTGCTTTCCTTTCCCGTGACGCATTTCGATGCAAACGGTGCATTTGACGAAGCTCCCTATCGCGAACATTGCGCCTGGATGCTGGATCATGAACTTGCTGGCCTGTTTGCGGCGGGCGGTACCGGCGAGTTTTTCTCGCTGACGCCGACCGAGGTCGTGGACGTCGTTCGTGCCGCCGTTGCCGAAGGGAAGGGCAAGGTGCCCGTCATTTCAGGCTGCGGCTATGGTACGGCTATCGCGGTCGAGATCGCACGCGGCGCTGAAAAGGCGGGGGCCGATGGTCTGCTGCTGCTGCCACCCTATCTGGTCGGATCGAAGCAGGAAGGGCTCGCGGCCCACATCGAGGCGGTGTGCAAGGCCACCGGGCTGGGCGTCATCGTTTATAACCGCGACAATGCGATCCTCGACGATGAGACGCTGGCGGGCCTTTGCGATCGCAACCCCAACCTGGTCGGTTTCAAGGATGGCGTCGGCGATATCGAACTGATGACACGCGTCTATGCCCGCATGGGAGACCGCCTGACCTACATTGGCGGACTTCCGACCGCCGAGACCTTTGCGACGCCCTACCTCACCATGGGCGTGACCACATATTCGTCGGCGATCTTCAATTTCATGCCCGAATGGGCGCTCGACTTTTACAAGTCGGTGCGCGCGGGCGATCAGACCGAGGTCATGAATCAGCTTCGGCAGTTCGTGCTGCCCTATATCGCGCTTCGTAACCGTGGCCGCGGCTATGCCGTGTCGATCGTCAAAGCGGGCTGCCGCGTCGTCGGACGCGATGCCGGGCCGGTGCGCTCGCCACTTACCGACCTCAGCGCCGCCGAAGAGCAGGAGCTGCGCGCGCTGATCGAGCGCGCTTCGCCAAAGGCTCTTTCAGCGGCGGCTTGACCGGATTAGGCTGGGCCATGTTCGAACTCAGCCAACTTCGCTGCTTCGTCGCCGCTGCCGAGGAACTCCACTTCGGCCGCGCGGCACAGCGGCTCAATATGACCCAGTCGCCACTCAGCCGGCAGATCCAGCTGCTTGAGCGAATCCTCGACGTGACATTGCTCGAGAGAACCAGCCGCAATGTCTCGTTGACGCCTGCGGGGCGCGTGTTTCTGATCGAGGCGCGGCGGATCGTGCGCCTGGCAGAAAGTGCCTCGCTGTCGGCGCGCCGCGTCGCGAAGGGCGATGCTGGCAAGGTCGGTATCGGTTTCACCGCCGTGTCGGGCTATACGCTGGTTCCGCGTATCGTGACGCAGGCGCGCGCCACTCTGCCCAATATCGAACTCGAACTGCGCGAGATGGTGACCAGCGACCAGACCGATGCGCTGCTGACCGGCCTTATCGACATCGGTTTCGTCCGCCCGCCCGTTGAACGCGGCGAGTTCAACTCGATCCTCGCGCTCAGCGAACCGCTCGTCGTCGCGCTGCCGCTCGGCGATCCGCGGCAGGCGCAATCGGTGCTCGAACCTGCCGACCTCGATGACAAGCCGCTGATCATGTATTCGCGGCAGGGCGCAGGCTATTTTCATGACCTGCTGGCGCGTATCTTCGACGAGGCAGGCGTGTCGCCGCACTATGTCCAGCATGTGACGCAAATCCATTCGATGCTGGGGCTGGTACGCGCGGGGCTGGCCGCTGCGGTGGTCCCGCGCTCTTCGATGGGGCTGCATCCCGACGACGTGCAGTTCCGCGAGCTGACCACAACGCCTGAGCAGCCGGTCGAACTTTACATGGCTTGGCGCCGCGACAACGCCAATCCGGCGACCGAACCGATGCGACGCCTGTGCATGGAGGTCATGGCCGCGTGATCGCCCGCCGCCAACTGATGGCGGGTGCGGGGGCGGCGATGCTGCTGCCGCCGGCAGCGTGGGCCAAGGGAGGCGGCGACCCGGTTGCGATGACGCGCTACGGCCGCGTGCGGGGCCTTCGCGAGGCGGGTGTGCTGGCGTTTCGCGGTGTCCGCTACGGCGCCGACACCGCGCCGCGCCGTTTCGAACGCGCACTCGCACCGACGCCTTGGCGGGGCATTGCCGACGCGACGGTCTATGGTGCGGCGGCGCCGCAGACCAAGGCCAGCGAGCGCATCAGCGAGGACTGCCTGTTCCTCAACATATGGACTCCGGCGCTCGACGGCGCACGGCGGCCGGTGATGGTTTATCTGCACGGCGGAGCGCACGCACATGGGTCGGGGTCGGATCCGCTCTATGACGGCAGCAATCTCGTCCGGCGCGGCGATGTCGTCGTGGTGACGCTCAACCACCGGCTCGCGGCGTTGGGCTACGCCTATCTGGCCCGGCTCGGCGGGCCGGCGGAGTCGGGCAATGTCGGCAATCTCGACATCATTTTCGCGCTGCAATGGATCCGCGACAATATCGCCGGCTTCGGCGGCGACCCGGGCCGCGTGATGATCTTTGGCCAGTCGGGCGGCGGCGCGAAAGTCGTGACGCTGATGGCGATGGAAGAGGCGCGACCACTGTTCCACAGCGCCGCGACCATGAGCGGTCAGCATGTGACCGCGGCCGGTCCCAATCACGCGACCGAGCGTGCGAAGGCGTGGATGGCAAAGGCCGGTGCGGCGTCGTTCGACGATTTGCGTACCTTGCCCGTCGAACGCCTGATCGAGGCGATGGGGATGGCCGATCCGCTTGAGGGGAAGGGCGAAATAAGCTTCACCTCAACGCTCGACCATCATGTCCTGAAGCGCCATCCCTTTTACCCCGGCGCTCCGCGTGAGGCGGCTTCGATCCCCCTTATCGTGGGCAATACCCATGACGAGACGGGGTTGTGGATCGCCGAAACGCTCAAGCGCGGCGACACCGACTGGGACAATCTGCCGACCCGGCTGGAGCGCGAGATCGTCAAGGATGTCGACCCGGTGTGGCTCGCCGAACGATATCGTGCGCTCTATCCCGATCGGACGCCGGGGCAGATATTGCTCGCGGCATCGACGGCGGCGCGGTCGTGGCCGGGGCATCTGATCCAGGCCGAGGAACGCGCGCGAATTGGCGCGCCGACGTGGATGTATCAGCTCGATTTTCCGTCGCCCGAGGCGGGCGGCGTGCTTGGCGCATTCCACACGCTCGACATCGGGCTGGTGTTCGACAATGTGCAGCTTGCCGAGGCGCGCACCGGGAACAGCCCGCAGGCGCGGACGCTGGCTGGCCAGATGGCCGATGCCTTCGTTCGGCTTGCGCGGAGCGGCGATCCCAATGGCGGCTCGCTGCCCCTCTGGCCGCATTATGACCTGGACGCGCGGGCGACGATGATCTTCGACCGCGAGGTTCGGGTCGAGAATGACCCGCGCCGCGCCGAGCGCGAATTGCTGTCGGTCGCGCCCTATATCAAGCCGGGCGGCTGAAGCCTCAGCGATCCCAGGGAAAGGCCAGGGTGGGCCGATTGGCGTAACGCGCCATCGCAAGTTTGAGCTGCGTTCCGCATCCCGGTTCGAGCCGTAACGCAAAATCGCGACCGCCGACATGCCGCTTGCCGCCGTCCCATTCCACCGTGTCGATGCGATGTTCGGCGTAGGTGCCGCCCTGTATGATCAGGTTCCGCGGCGCGGCGCCGATGTTGATCAACGTCACCTCTGTCTGCGTGTCGCCGAGGCTGTGGACGAGCGCCGCCACATCGTCGGGAACGCCGGCACGCCGCCGGTCGGCGTCGAAATAGCGCAGGCGACAATGGAGCGGCACGCCCCCCTGCGGTGCGGTCGTCGGCGACCATGGCGGCCGGGCGATATGGAGGCCGCCCGTCATCGTCTGGATCAGCGCTTTCGCGGCCGCCGGGTTAATCCCGAGCGTCCAGTCCGCGAGCCGCTCGTCGGGCGCGGTCTTGTCGGCTTCGGCGATCGCGACGCGCTTTGCGACATGATCGAGATCTGCTTGCAGCGCCTGTTCGGGATAGGCCGCGTTCCGGCCTTCGAGGAAGTCGATCCACGGATGGCTGCCCGCTGCCTCGCGGTCGGCGGCTTCCTGCGTCGCGTACCAGATTTCGAAGCCGTTGGTGCGATAGGGGCCGGGCTTCCACCCGTACCAGCCGTCGGCATTATGCATCGTCGGCGCAGACATCACGCCATCGACCAATTTGCTCTGTTCGTTGATCCGCACGTTCATCTCGCGCCACAGGCGGAGGTAGTCGCGATCGCCGGAGAGCAGCAGGGCGTTGAAGAATGTCGTGATCGACCGCGGCACACGGTTGCGATTTTCGCGCTCGCCGGTTTGCGGAACGACGGGCGAGAAACCCCAACCATAAACACCCTGCCACCAGTCGGCACCGACGCTTCCATCGGCGGCAACGCGGCTCGGCAATATGCCGTTATTGGCGCGGGCGCGCTCGGCCCAGGCCGTCAGATAGTCGAGCGCCCAGCGCCGAAACCGGTCACCGGCACCGAGCGCATAGGCATTGAGGCCAAGTGTCGTGGCTTGCAGGTTCAGCGGATTGTCGCCGGCGACATCGCCATATTCGGCATAATGCGCCAGGAATTGCGCGTAATCATCCTCGCCATGTTCCAGGTGGAAACGCTCGGCGTCGAAGGGATCGCCCGCCCAGTCGAGCGCTGTGACCGCGCCGGGCGCCGGGCCGCGGCTGCCATTCATCAGGCTGCGCATGACGCGGTGGCGCGGGTCGTAATTGGCGACGCTGCGGTCGCGTCCCGTGTACAGATCGGCGAAACGGCGCGTGCGGTCGAACAGCTTGCGGTCGCGCGGCGCGCTCATGCCCATGACGTTGAAGGTCGTCAGCCCCTCGGCATTATGCTGCCAGTCCATCCGGACGGGGAATTCGCGATAATACATGCCCTGGCGTGCGATTGCGACGTCGACGGTCTTTGCGGCGGTATATTGGCGGATATGCCCGTCCCAGAAACGCTGCGAGAGGCTAAGCAGCTTGTCGGAGCCGCCGAGCGCGTGGAGCGTTATCCAGTCGTTCGTCGCCTCGGCCGCATCGTCGGGGCCGTCGTTGGCGCCCCAGCGTGCAAAGATTTTCAGCGCGTCGTTCGCATCGACATATTTCGCGTAGAACGCCTCGCATGCCTCGGCATTCGCCTTGAGCAGGCGGCGCTGCAACCTCGCCCAGCCGGGCGCCGCCATCGGCGTCGCAATCCGCACCGCACGGGCCGGCCCATTGGCGAGCGCTTTCGGCGCCGCGAGAAGAGTGCCGCTCGCTACAAGGAACGTCCGGCGCGAAAATGTCATACGGTCAGTTCCAGGCGGCGGATCGGACCGACGATCCAGACATAGGCGACGATCGTCAGCAGGCAGTGGATCGCGACGAAGGCGAGCGCGAGGTCGAATGAGCCGGTCGCCGCGACGATATAGCCGACCACGATTGGCGTCACGATCCCGGCAATGTTACCGAACATGTTGAACACGCCTCCCGACAGACCGGCGAGCTGTTTGGGCGCGACATCGGCCATCACCGCCCAGCCGAGCGAGGCCACACCTTTGCCGAAGAACGCTATCGCCATCAACGTGATGACCAGCCATTCCTGCTCGGCCCAGACGCAGGCGAGAATTGCGGTGGCGAGCAGCATCCCGATGACGAGCGGCGTCTTGCGCGCCTTGTCGAGGTTCCCGCTGGTCTTGAGGATGCGGTCTGAAATTACCCCGCCTGCGAGCCCGCCGATGAAGCCGCATGCCGCCGGCAACGCCGCGGCGAACCCTGCCTCCATAATGTTGAGGCCGCGCTCCTTGACCAGATAGATCGGGAACCAGGTGACGAAGAAATAGGTCAGCACATTGATGCAATATTGGCCGAGATAGATTCCCAGCATCATCCGGTTCGATAGCAGCAGCCGGAAATTGGGCCATGAGAAGGCCGGTGCCGTCTTGCTGCGATCTTCCATCGAAACCTGTCCGCCGCCCTCGCGGATATGATCGAGTTCGGCCTTGTTGACGCGCGGATGCTGTTCGGGGCCATGAATCTGGCTGACGAAAAGCAGCGCCGCCAGAATGCCGAGCGCACCCATCGTCCAGAATACCGAGCGCCATCCATGTTCGTGGACGAGCCACCCCATCAGCGGCGCAAAGGCGACGAGCGAGAAATATTGGGCGCTGTTGAAGATCGCCGAAGCGGTGCCGCGTTCGGCGCCGGGGAACCATGCGGCGACCAGCCGCGCATTGCCGGGGAAGGACGGTGCTTCGGCAAGGCCGACGAGGAAGCGCAGCAGGAAGAGCGTGGTGACGGCGGCGAGGCCGGGGATAAAGCCGACGAACCCCTGTGCCGCGGTGAATAGCGACCAGATGAGGATGGCCGAGGCGTAAACGCGCTTCGTACCGAACTTGTCGAGCAGTGCGCCGCCCGGAATTTGCGCCAGCGCATAAGCCCATGCGAATGCCGAGAGAATATAGCCGGTCTGGATCGGGCTCAGCGCGAGTTCGCGCGAAGCCTCTTCGCCCGCGATCGAAAATGTTGCGCGATCGGCATAGTTGATCGTCGTGATGACAAAGATCAGCGCAATGATCCAATAGCGCGTTCTCGTCGGCTTTTCGGCGTCCTGGATCATGATCCTCTCCCTGATGACCGGAAGCACTCGCGGCTTTTACGGTGGAGTGACGCTAGCGACTGCAGCTTCGCCGGTCCAAGCTGAAAGTTGGAACGATCCAGCCAAGTCATGGCTCGATCATTGCCGCAAAGTGCGCTTTGCAGCCAATCGGTGCGCGATCGGCAATGATCAATGCTTGATTGAGGTTGGCTTTATGGGGGCTACTGGCGTTAGCCGTTGGACATTCAAACCGTACGACTTGCCGCACGACGGCAAGCAGGAGAGGGGATTACCGATGGCAACTTCCGCAATGAGCAACATCAAGATCGGCCTTTTCGCAGGGGCGGCATCCTTGGCGCTCGTCCATCCGGGCGTGGCACAGGCACAGGATGCGGCCGCTGCCGAGCAGGCCGAATCGGCCGGTACTGCGGAAGCTGCCCCCGAAGGCGCCGGCGAGGAAATCATCGTCACGGGCTTTCGCCAGAGCCTCACCAGCGCGCTCAATATGAAGCGCAACGAAACGGCCTCGATCGACGCGATCAAGGCCGAGGATATCGCCGAATTTCCCGATCTCAACCTAGCCGAGTCGCTTCAGCGCATTCCGGGCGTCGCGATCAGCCGCGTGAACGGCGAAGGCCGCAACATCTCGGTCCGCGGCCTTGGCCCCGAATATACGCGCGTGCGCATCAACGGCATGGAAGCGATCGGCACGAGTGGAGGCACCGACAATTCGGGCGGGGTCAATCGCGGCCGCGGTTTCGACTTCAACATCTTCTCGTCGGACCTGTTCAACAGCCTTGCGGTCCGCAAGACGGCGAGCGCGGAGGTCGAAGAGGGCTCGCTCGGCGCCACCGTCGATCTGCAGGTCGCGCGCCCGTTCGACTTCAAGAAATCCACCGCGGTGCTTTCGGTCCAGGGAAGCTATAATGATCTCGCCCGCAAGCTGACCCCCCGCTTCTCGGGGCTCGTTACCGTCTCGAACCCCGACGAAACCTTCGGCGTGCTTGTCTCGCTCGCTTATGAAGAGCGCCGGATCCGCGAAGAGGGCGCGAATATCACGCGTTGGACCTATGGCGGTTTCAACGGCGGTTTCAGCCCACAGTCGACGCTGCAGGGGTACACGCCGGCGCAGATCAACAACGGCACCAACCTCGACACGGCGCTGTTCCATCCGCGCATCCCGGGTCTCGTCAGCTATGACATCAACCAAAAGCGGCTTGGCGCGGCGGTATCGGTGCAGTTCCGTCCGTCGGACAGCACGCTGATCTCGATCGACGGCCTTTATTCGCGTCTCGACGGCACCCGCGCTGAAAGCCAGTTTCAGGCGATTAGCTTCAGCCGGTCGGGCACCGGAAAGCCGCAGACGATCATCCGCTCGGGCGTCGTCGACGCGAACAACAACATCATCAGTGGCACATTCGACAATGTCGATCTGCGCACCCAATCGCGCTACGATGTCCTCAAGACCGACTTCCACCAGCTCACCGCCAACCTCGAGCAGGAATTCGGCGACAAGCTGAAGTTCACCGGCCTTGTCGGTCATTCGAAATCGGCGTTCCGCAACCCGGTGCAGACGACGGTCACGATCGACGCGGCGAACACCAATGGTTTCTTCTATGATTTCTCGTCGCGTTTCCCGACGATCAGGCCGGGCGTCGACGTCGCCAACCCCGCGACCTTCGCCTTCACCAACGGCACGTCCGAAGTCCGCATCCGTCCGCAGACGGTCGACAACAGCTTCACCACGGCAAAGGGTGCGCTGGCGTGGGAGGCGAGCGATGTCATCACGCTGAAGGCCGGTGTCGACTGGCGCCGCTTCACCTATGACTCGACCGAACGCCGACGCTTACAGGGCGAGACGGTCGTTACGACGCTTACCCCTGCACAGCTCGCGCCGCTGACGAGCGTCTATTCAGGGTTCGGCCGCGGGCTCAATCTGCCCGATGGCACGATCACCAGTTGGGTCGTCCCCAACCTCGACGCGTTCCTCGCGGCCCTCAATACGCCGACGAACCCGACCTACGCGACTGGCGGCATCGAAAATGCCACGGCGCGCGGTTCGTTCATCACGGTGGAGGAGAAAGACCTCGGCGCGTGGGGCATGGCTGAATTCAACCTGGAGAGCGCGGGGCTCCCGCTGCGCGGCGACATTGGCGTACGCTATGTCGACACCAAGCAAAACTCGACCGGCTATGCGAGCCAGGGAGCGGCAATCAACCTGGTCGAAGCGAACCGATCCTACGGTCGCTGGCTGCCGTCGGCCAACCTCGTCTTCGACGTGACCGATAATCTGCTCGTGCGGGTCGCGGCGGCGAAGACGATGTCGCGCGCAGGAATCGCCTCGATTACGCCGGGCGGCAATCTCAACGTGTCCGGTGGCAACCGCACCTTCAGCTCGGGCAACCCCGACCTCAAGCCGACCGAGTCCGACAATCTCGACCTTAGCGTCGAATGGTATCCGACGCCTGGCGCCATCTATGCCGTCTCGGGCTTCTACAAGAATATCGGGACTTTCGTTCAGTCGCTCAGCACCTCGGTGCCCTTCGCCGACCTCGGCCTTCCGGCA
This sequence is a window from Sphingopyxis sp. USTB-05. Protein-coding genes within it:
- a CDS encoding ANTAR domain-containing response regulator; protein product: MRIAIIDTSKTRAAIISDGLREAGLDDLVLIDPAGPLVAQIEAATPEVVLINLENPSRDLLEDFFAMSRALSRPIAMFVDQSDTESTFAAIDAGVSAYVVDGLSQQRIKPVLDLAVRRFQAFSSLQRELDDAKNALAERAVIDRAKAILMKRRQIDEPEAYALLRGQAMRTNRRISEIAEAIVTSEALMGDME
- the kdgD gene encoding 5-dehydro-4-deoxyglucarate dehydratase; the encoded protein is MDPVAMGRKLGEGLLSFPVTHFDANGAFDEAPYREHCAWMLDHELAGLFAAGGTGEFFSLTPTEVVDVVRAAVAEGKGKVPVISGCGYGTAIAVEIARGAEKAGADGLLLLPPYLVGSKQEGLAAHIEAVCKATGLGVIVYNRDNAILDDETLAGLCDRNPNLVGFKDGVGDIELMTRVYARMGDRLTYIGGLPTAETFATPYLTMGVTTYSSAIFNFMPEWALDFYKSVRAGDQTEVMNQLRQFVLPYIALRNRGRGYAVSIVKAGCRVVGRDAGPVRSPLTDLSAAEEQELRALIERASPKALSAAA
- a CDS encoding LysR substrate-binding domain-containing protein, yielding MFELSQLRCFVAAAEELHFGRAAQRLNMTQSPLSRQIQLLERILDVTLLERTSRNVSLTPAGRVFLIEARRIVRLAESASLSARRVAKGDAGKVGIGFTAVSGYTLVPRIVTQARATLPNIELELREMVTSDQTDALLTGLIDIGFVRPPVERGEFNSILALSEPLVVALPLGDPRQAQSVLEPADLDDKPLIMYSRQGAGYFHDLLARIFDEAGVSPHYVQHVTQIHSMLGLVRAGLAAAVVPRSSMGLHPDDVQFRELTTTPEQPVELYMAWRRDNANPATEPMRRLCMEVMAA
- a CDS encoding carboxylesterase/lipase family protein — encoded protein: MIARRQLMAGAGAAMLLPPAAWAKGGGDPVAMTRYGRVRGLREAGVLAFRGVRYGADTAPRRFERALAPTPWRGIADATVYGAAAPQTKASERISEDCLFLNIWTPALDGARRPVMVYLHGGAHAHGSGSDPLYDGSNLVRRGDVVVVTLNHRLAALGYAYLARLGGPAESGNVGNLDIIFALQWIRDNIAGFGGDPGRVMIFGQSGGGAKVVTLMAMEEARPLFHSAATMSGQHVTAAGPNHATERAKAWMAKAGAASFDDLRTLPVERLIEAMGMADPLEGKGEISFTSTLDHHVLKRHPFYPGAPREAASIPLIVGNTHDETGLWIAETLKRGDTDWDNLPTRLEREIVKDVDPVWLAERYRALYPDRTPGQILLAASTAARSWPGHLIQAEERARIGAPTWMYQLDFPSPEAGGVLGAFHTLDIGLVFDNVQLAEARTGNSPQARTLAGQMADAFVRLARSGDPNGGSLPLWPHYDLDARATMIFDREVRVENDPRRAERELLSVAPYIKPGG
- a CDS encoding MFS transporter, giving the protein MIQDAEKPTRTRYWIIALIFVITTINYADRATFSIAGEEASRELALSPIQTGYILSAFAWAYALAQIPGGALLDKFGTKRVYASAILIWSLFTAAQGFVGFIPGLAAVTTLFLLRFLVGLAEAPSFPGNARLVAAWFPGAERGTASAIFNSAQYFSLVAFAPLMGWLVHEHGWRSVFWTMGALGILAALLFVSQIHGPEQHPRVNKAELDHIREGGGQVSMEDRSKTAPAFSWPNFRLLLSNRMMLGIYLGQYCINVLTYFFVTWFPIYLVKERGLNIMEAGFAAALPAACGFIGGLAGGVISDRILKTSGNLDKARKTPLVIGMLLATAILACVWAEQEWLVITLMAIAFFGKGVASLGWAVMADVAPKQLAGLSGGVFNMFGNIAGIVTPIVVGYIVAATGSFDLALAFVAIHCLLTIVAYVWIVGPIRRLELTV
- a CDS encoding TonB-dependent receptor, translating into MATSAMSNIKIGLFAGAASLALVHPGVAQAQDAAAAEQAESAGTAEAAPEGAGEEIIVTGFRQSLTSALNMKRNETASIDAIKAEDIAEFPDLNLAESLQRIPGVAISRVNGEGRNISVRGLGPEYTRVRINGMEAIGTSGGTDNSGGVNRGRGFDFNIFSSDLFNSLAVRKTASAEVEEGSLGATVDLQVARPFDFKKSTAVLSVQGSYNDLARKLTPRFSGLVTVSNPDETFGVLVSLAYEERRIREEGANITRWTYGGFNGGFSPQSTLQGYTPAQINNGTNLDTALFHPRIPGLVSYDINQKRLGAAVSVQFRPSDSTLISIDGLYSRLDGTRAESQFQAISFSRSGTGKPQTIIRSGVVDANNNIISGTFDNVDLRTQSRYDVLKTDFHQLTANLEQEFGDKLKFTGLVGHSKSAFRNPVQTTVTIDAANTNGFFYDFSSRFPTIRPGVDVANPATFAFTNGTSEVRIRPQTVDNSFTTAKGALAWEASDVITLKAGVDWRRFTYDSTERRRLQGETVVTTLTPAQLAPLTSVYSGFGRGLNLPDGTITSWVVPNLDAFLAALNTPTNPTYATGGIENATARGSFITVEEKDLGAWGMAEFNLESAGLPLRGDIGVRYVDTKQNSTGYASQGAAINLVEANRSYGRWLPSANLVFDVTDNLLVRVAAAKTMSRAGIASITPGGNLNVSGGNRTFSSGNPDLKPTESDNLDLSVEWYPTPGAIYAVSGFYKNIGTFVQSLSTSVPFADLGLPASLLTGTTASPTDIFIVSQPVNSSGGKLKGFEVNVQQPFNFFDGFLSNFGVLANYTYVSSNIEYLTSANGSTSVRAPLVGLSKHAANATLYYEDSKFSVRGSASYRSKYLTAVPGTEGNAWNGTNSTLNFDAQLSYAINDRLKLSLEMINLTDEKNDQYVDETNRLSVLTHSGRQFNFGLRFSL